ccagcagcaatACCAGCAGTACTGACAGCACCGGGGCGCCCGGCCGCGGGGACCCCGAGCCCTCCACCACCGTGCTGGGTGAGAGAGCCGTGGCCAAAACGCAACGCATGGAGCCCAGCGGCGCCAGCACGGGAGCCGAGCTGGTGGAGAGGGCCGGTCCCGATAAGGATACGGAGTGCAAGGAGGAACTGCTGAAAGGTTACAGCTCTAAAAGCTTGGAGCAAAGCGGCGCCATCCCCGACGCCAAGGACAAGACGCCGGGCAGGCAGCGCCGTTTCACCGGCGACTCGGGCatagaagtgtgtgtgtgtgcaaccGGGGTCATCACCACGACGACCTCAAGGACTTTGATGGGCTCATTGACGACGCTCTGGACGGGCCCCTGGACTTCTGCGACAGCTGCAGCAGCCGTCCCCACGGGGACGAGGAGGAAGGGCTCTTCAGTGCCACGGAGGAGCTCTTTTTGTTTGCACGCCACGGGGTTTGATTTACAAATTCGGCAAATGTTGCCGGCATAAGCTCTGAGTCTGGGTCGGAATCCGAATAGAAATCTGAATCGAAGCTGGGCTTTGCGCAAGAAGGACATTGTTTTCTAGATTTAAACTCCTTGCACCACTCATCCCGGCTCGGCCTTAGGGGTGTCTCGACCTCGCTCTCTGACTGGGAGGAAGTGGAGTGGTCAGGGACTTCCGGCAGACTGTGCTTTTTAGTTGGACTCCGCCCTCTGGGTTTTTGGTGGCGACGCCTGCCTTACTCCGCCTTTTTTCTAGGGGCTTCTTGGCCATATAAGGAAACGTGTGATGGCTCGCTCTCTGATAGGCCTCCGGTCTCCCCTCCCAGTTAGAAACCACGCCTCCCCCCCTTGGTCTTGACCGCGCATGTCTGTGGCGGGAATCAGCTGttggccccgcccctcccgctcCCCTTCGGCGCCATTTTGTGGGGCATAGGGTGGTGgtcttattttcatttcactttcatTAATATCATTAGTACCGGCGTTAGAAAACGGGGAACTATCGCGTTGGGGAAGTGGGTTTGGGTTAGGTTTAGGATCGGAGGTCGGGAGTGGAGATGAGGGTCGCGACAGCGAAGGGTTGTTAGTATCCAACAACGAATGTGAACTTGCAAGGTTATCGGTAACAACAGTCTGAGTTGCGGCTCCAACACCCAGCTTCGGAATGGCTCTTAAACATTGCTGGGCTGCCTTCCACGTCTCTTGCTCTTCTAGAGCCTTTGTCAATGCTTGTTTAACTTTGCCCCATCTCTTTAGACATTTACTAGAGCCGGAGGCAATAACGTCTTCAGCAAGAGCAGTCGTGCACAACCCCCAACATTCGGAGTGCAAAACGTCCACAGGACGATCAATAGCATTCAGCATTAACAACCGCCTAATAGCAGTATTAAAGTCATTAAACTTGCAATGAATTCCCCACTGTGTGTGGATTTCTTCAATTACCTTCCCGAGTGATTCCATCTCGGTGGTACTGGGAGCGTCCTCCCCACCGGGGTCAGCCAGCTGCCTCGGTCGTCTCCTCCGCCAGCGTGCTTCCCGTCGCCCGCCGCTCAAGCCCGTGTGCCGGGGAGCAGACCGGGTTGCGGCACCACTATGTTGCCTGTAGCTTAGGCTAGTGCGACCTGGTTAGGAGCGAGACCACGGCGCACTTACTACCTTGCCGGACAGATCACACATCACACCAATGTGGTGAACGGCgaaatgcaatttctttcctgtggacACCCGCTTATAGAACCGCGGCGTGCCCACGTCACTTCCTTTTGCGGTTACGTAACTTGGCAACTCAACGGAGAGGAAGGGGCCCTACCTCCTCGTACAACCCGAGATCTTCCGTGCGGTTGTGGCTAACTAcaccaaacccccaaaaaatccccccaaaaatccgcaaaaaaactcaaaaaaccaccaaaaaacatccccaaaaaatccaaaaaattaacaaaagccCAAAagtaattcccaaaaaaatccccagaaaatatccccccaaaaattcccaaaaatccccccaaaaattccaaaatatccccctaaaaattccaaaaaacctcaaaaaacccccaaaaaccatcccaaaaatagccccaaaaattaccaaaatcccccaaaaaatttccccaaaaacatcccccaaaCAACctccaaaaattaccaaaaacattcccaaaagaaaccccaaaaaccacctggagctgccggccaaaggtaagaaaaaagccccccaaaatcccccaaaaattaccaaaaatatttccccaaagaattcccaaagaagttccaaaaacccaccaaaaatccccccaaaatccccaaaaaaggcccataaaaacctaa
This window of the Oenanthe melanoleuca isolate GR-GAL-2019-014 unplaced genomic scaffold, OMel1.0 S160, whole genome shotgun sequence genome carries:
- the LOC130266710 gene encoding LOW QUALITY PROTEIN: WW domain binding protein 1-like (The sequence of the model RefSeq protein was modified relative to this genomic sequence to represent the inferred CDS: deleted 2 bases in 1 codon) gives rise to the protein MALLLLQALPEGLPAGAEPAQTGEGFWLVWTIIIILSCCCACHHRRTKHRLQAQQRQHEINLIAYREAHNYSALPFYFRFLPNYLLPPYEEVVNRPPTPPPPYSALHQQCVPAGSSSTIPDTPRALQPAQSSSAAPSSNTSSTDSTGAPGRGDPEPSTTVLGERAVAKTQRMEPSGASTGAELVERAGPDKDTECKEELLKGYSSKSLEQSGAIPDAKDKTPGRQRRFTGDSGIEVCVCATGHHHDDLKDFDGLIDDALDGPLDFCDSCSSRPHGDEEEGLFSATEELFLFARHGV